Proteins from one Escherichia coli genomic window:
- the waaO gene encoding lipopolysaccharide 3-alpha-galactosyltransferase — protein MSQLNDSDIILFEYNFHYQNIRSKNTLDIAFGIDRNFLFGCGVAIASILLNNSEISCEFHVFTDYISDKDKLYFSDLAKQYNSRINIYVINCDKLKSLPSTKNWTYATYFRFIIADYFYSKHEKILYLDADIACKGSIKELLDYQFSTNEIAAVVAERDVEWWQNRASILTTPQLASGYFNAGFLLINIVEWNRNNISSKAIEMLRDPDWVSKITHLDQDVLNVLLNGKVKFISEKYNTRYSINYELKDKVDNPVNDDTVFIHYVGPTKPWHEWADYPVSRSFLIAKAASPWCKEDLLKPVNSNQYRYCAKHKFKQKHYIAGILNYLKYYKEKCF, from the coding sequence ATGTCTCAACTCAATGATAGTGACATCATCCTTTTTGAGTATAATTTTCATTATCAAAATATAAGATCTAAAAATACTCTTGATATAGCATTTGGAATTGACAGAAATTTTCTTTTTGGATGTGGTGTAGCCATTGCATCTATTCTATTAAACAATAGCGAAATCTCTTGTGAATTTCATGTTTTCACAGATTATATCAGTGATAAAGACAAGTTATATTTTTCCGATTTAGCAAAACAATATAATTCAAGAATTAATATTTATGTTATCAATTGTGATAAGCTGAAGTCATTACCAAGCACGAAAAACTGGACTTATGCCACATATTTTCGATTTATAATTGCAGATTATTTCTATAGTAAACATGAAAAAATACTATATCTTGATGCAGATATTGCTTGCAAGGGTAGTATTAAAGAACTCTTAGATTATCAATTTTCTACTAATGAAATTGCCGCAGTTGTAGCTGAAAGAGATGTTGAATGGTGGCAGAATCGAGCCTCGATACTAACTACACCGCAATTAGCTTCTGGATATTTTAATGCTGGTTTTTTGCTGATAAATATTGTTGAGTGGAATCGAAATAACATTTCGTCAAAAGCTATTGAAATGTTGCGTGACCCAGATTGGGTAAGTAAAATCACCCACCTTGATCAAGATGTCCTGAATGTATTATTGAATGGTAAAGTCAAATTTATATCAGAAAAATATAATACCCGATATAGTATTAACTATGAATTAAAAGACAAGGTTGATAATCCAGTCAATGATGACACTGTGTTCATACACTATGTAGGGCCTACAAAACCCTGGCATGAGTGGGCTGATTATCCTGTGTCACGTAGTTTTTTGATCGCCAAAGCTGCTTCTCCGTGGTGTAAAGAAGATTTACTTAAACCTGTAAATAGCAATCAGTATCGGTATTGCGCAAAACATAAATTTAAACAAAAGCATTATATAGCAGGCATTCTTAATTATTTAAAATATTATAAAGAAAAATGCTTCTAA
- the rfaL gene encoding O-antigen ligase RfaL, whose amino-acid sequence MTSTLFFSLEKKNWIAYWNRALVFLFITTYFLGGITRYKHLIVILMTITTIVYLCKRPKHYLSLFKTCLFGSVAILTIAALLSLLQSPDAGASMKEIFKAIIENTLLCTIAIPVILRDEKREDVEKIVFFSFISALGLRCFSELIAYYKDYQQGVMPFADYRHRSISDSMVFLFPALLNLWLIKSAKYRISFAVLSVVFIFLILGTLSRGAWLSVLVIGLIWILMFKQWKLLLVGVMVSIIALSVIFTHKEMTANLTYKLQQTNSSYRYANGTQGSALDLILENPVIGYGYGNVAYKDVYNKRVVDYPEWTFRQSIGPHNFALFIWFGTGLLGLISLMMLYCAILKECIKNGVQNKNRSPYNAYYIILLSFIGYFVIRGNVEQIEPNLLGVYAGLLLAMKNK is encoded by the coding sequence ATGACCTCAACATTATTTTTCTCTCTCGAGAAAAAAAACTGGATAGCGTACTGGAACAGAGCTCTCGTATTCTTATTCATTACCACCTATTTTTTGGGTGGAATTACAAGGTATAAACATCTTATTGTTATTCTTATGACAATAACGACAATCGTCTATCTCTGCAAACGGCCAAAACACTATCTTTCACTATTTAAAACATGTCTTTTTGGTAGTGTTGCCATATTAACTATTGCTGCATTGCTATCACTTCTTCAATCCCCAGATGCAGGTGCTAGCATGAAGGAAATTTTCAAAGCTATCATTGAGAATACTTTACTGTGCACAATAGCAATACCGGTCATATTGAGAGACGAGAAAAGAGAAGATGTCGAAAAAATCGTTTTCTTCTCATTTATAAGTGCGTTGGGCTTACGTTGTTTTTCTGAATTGATTGCCTATTATAAGGACTATCAACAAGGGGTAATGCCATTTGCAGATTATAGACACCGTAGCATTTCTGACTCGATGGTCTTTTTATTTCCTGCATTGTTAAATCTCTGGCTTATCAAATCAGCAAAATACCGCATTTCTTTTGCGGTTCTAAGCGTTGTTTTTATTTTTCTGATATTAGGAACTTTATCCAGAGGAGCCTGGCTTTCCGTGTTAGTCATTGGATTAATATGGATTCTGATGTTTAAACAATGGAAGTTACTATTAGTAGGAGTAATGGTTTCCATCATTGCATTATCGGTTATTTTCACACATAAGGAGATGACCGCAAATCTAACGTATAAACTTCAACAAACTAATAGTTCTTATCGCTATGCAAATGGTACTCAAGGCAGCGCACTCGATCTAATATTAGAAAATCCTGTTATTGGTTACGGTTACGGTAACGTTGCATATAAAGATGTCTATAATAAACGTGTCGTTGATTATCCAGAATGGACCTTTAGACAATCGATAGGGCCACATAATTTTGCGCTATTCATCTGGTTTGGCACTGGTTTATTAGGGCTGATAAGTCTTATGATGCTATACTGCGCAATATTGAAAGAGTGTATAAAAAATGGCGTCCAGAATAAAAACCGCTCACCATATAATGCATATTATATAATCTTACTATCTTTTATAGGTTATTTTGTTATCCGTGGAAACGTAGAACAAATTGAACCAAATTTATTAGGCGTTTACGCCGGCTTATTATTAGCAATGAAAAACAAGTAA
- a CDS encoding lipopolysaccharide N-acetylglucosaminyltransferase: MVDKIIFTVTPIFSIPPRGAAAVETWMYQVAQRTNFPNRIVCIKNPGYSNYTFVNDNCSIHRVGFSRIYKRLFQKWTRLDPLPYSQRILNIAHDFPITKESVIVVHNSMKLYAQIRKRAPQARVVIHMHNAFEPKLLEQNVKMIVPSLYLKKYYQSYLANADIEIVPNGIDLETYQSTFQPITRSELNISPEEKIIFYAGRIVPDKGILLLMQSFEKLAAAHKNLKLVVIGDYTEMSKSDKGAYQHNVREIAKRLKDRCIMLGSIPPEKMHCYYPLADLVVIPSQFQEPFCMVAIEAMGAGKPVLVSTRGGMTEFVKENTTGFHLKEPMTADSISSDILKTLANPELTAVAKQGQDFVFDHYSWDGVTQRFEEVIHNWFE, from the coding sequence ATGGTTGATAAAATAATATTTACAGTTACTCCTATTTTTTCAATTCCTCCTCGCGGAGCGGCCGCTGTTGAAACGTGGATGTACCAGGTTGCTCAGCGTACCAATTTCCCAAATCGTATTGTTTGTATCAAGAATCCAGGATACTCAAATTATACCTTTGTTAATGATAATTGTAGTATTCATAGGGTTGGATTCAGCCGCATATATAAGCGGTTATTTCAAAAATGGACAAGACTTGATCCTCTTCCATATTCACAGAGAATATTGAATATTGCACATGATTTTCCTATAACGAAAGAAAGTGTTATTGTAGTTCATAATAGCATGAAGCTATATGCTCAAATTCGTAAGCGAGCACCCCAGGCAAGAGTGGTTATACATATGCATAATGCATTTGAACCAAAATTGCTTGAGCAAAATGTTAAAATGATAGTGCCTAGTTTATACTTGAAAAAGTATTACCAATCTTATTTAGCAAATGCAGATATTGAGATTGTACCAAATGGAATTGATTTAGAAACCTATCAATCTACTTTTCAGCCGATCACTAGAAGCGAACTTAATATCTCCCCTGAAGAGAAAATTATTTTTTATGCTGGGCGTATCGTCCCTGACAAAGGCATATTACTGTTGATGCAATCATTCGAAAAATTGGCCGCTGCTCACAAAAATTTAAAATTAGTTGTGATTGGTGATTATACAGAAATGAGTAAAAGTGACAAAGGTGCATATCAACACAATGTCAGGGAAATTGCAAAACGTTTGAAGGATCGTTGCATTATGTTAGGAAGCATACCGCCTGAAAAGATGCATTGTTATTACCCACTGGCAGATTTAGTTGTCATTCCTTCCCAGTTCCAGGAACCATTTTGCATGGTGGCAATTGAAGCTATGGGGGCTGGTAAGCCTGTTTTAGTGAGTACGCGTGGGGGGATGACGGAATTTGTCAAAGAAAATACTACGGGATTCCATTTAAAAGAACCTATGACTGCAGACTCTATAAGCAGCGATATTTTAAAAACGTTAGCGAATCCTGAATTAACAGCAGTTGCAAAGCAAGGTCAGGATTTTGTGTTTGATCACTACAGCTGGGATGGCGTAACTCAAAGATTCGAAGAGGTCATTCATAATTGGTTTGAATAA
- the rfaQ gene encoding lipopolysaccharide core heptosyltransferase RfaQ — protein sequence MDKPFRRILLIKMRFHGDMLLTTPVISSLKKNYPDAKIDVLLYQDTIPILSENPEINALYGIKNKKAKASEKISNFFHLIKVLRANKYDLIVNLTDQWMVAILVRLLNARVKISQDYHHRQSAFWRKSFTHLVPLQGGNVVESNLSVLTPLGLESLVKQTTMSYPPASWKRMRRELDHAGVGQNYVVIQPTARQIFKCWDNAKFSAVIDALHTRGYEVVLTSGPDKDDLACVNEIAQGCQTPPVTALAGKVTFPELGALIDHAQLFIGVDSAPAHIAAAVNTPLISLFGATDHIFWRPWSNNMIQFWAGDYREMPTRDQRDRNEMYLSVIPAADVIAAVDKLLPSSTTGTSL from the coding sequence GTGGATAAGCCATTTCGAAGAATTTTGCTCATTAAGATGCGTTTTCATGGGGATATGTTATTAACTACTCCTGTCATTAGTTCGCTGAAAAAAAATTACCCTGACGCAAAAATCGATGTGCTGCTTTATCAGGATACCATCCCGATCCTGTCTGAAAATCCAGAGATTAACGCGCTCTACGGCATAAAAAATAAAAAAGCAAAAGCCTCAGAAAAAATTTCCAACTTTTTTCATCTCATCAAGGTATTACGTGCCAATAAGTATGACCTTATCGTCAATCTTACCGATCAATGGATGGTTGCTATACTGGTTCGCTTATTAAATGCCCGTGTGAAAATTTCCCAGGATTATCATCATCGGCAGTCTGCTTTTTGGCGTAAAAGCTTCACCCATCTGGTGCCGTTGCAGGGTGGAAATGTGGTGGAAAGTAACTTATCCGTGCTGACGCCATTGGGACTTGAATCGTTGGTGAAGCAGACAACGATGAGTTACCCGCCTGCAAGCTGGAAACGAATGCGTCGCGAACTGGATCACGCAGGTGTTGGACAAAATTATGTGGTTATCCAACCTACCGCGCGGCAAATCTTCAAATGCTGGGACAACGCCAAGTTTTCCGCTGTGATTGATGCCTTACATACACGTGGCTATGAAGTCGTTCTGACGTCCGGCCCGGATAAAGACGATCTGGCCTGCGTCAATGAAATTGCGCAGGGATGCCAGACGCCACCAGTAACGGCACTGGCCGGAAAGGTGACATTCCCGGAACTTGGTGCGTTAATCGATCATGCGCAGCTGTTTATTGGCGTTGATTCCGCACCGGCGCACATTGCCGCTGCAGTTAATACGCCGCTGATATCGCTGTTTGGTGCAACAGACCATATTTTCTGGCGTCCCTGGTCAAATAACATGATTCAATTCTGGGCGGGAGATTACCGGGAAATGCCAACACGCGATCAGCGTGACCGAAATGAGATGTATCTTTCGGTTATTCCGGCGGCAGATGTCATTGCTGCTGTTGATAAATTATTGCCATCCTCCACGACAGGTACGTCGTTATGA
- the waaG gene encoding glycosyltransferase family 4 protein, with translation MIVAFCLYKYFPFGGLQRDFMRIAQTVAARGHHVRVYAQSWEGECPDVFELINVPVKSHTNHGRNAEYFAWVQKHLREHPVDKVVGFNKMPGLDVYYAADVCYAEKVAQEKGFFYRLTSRYRHYAAFERATFEQGKPTQLLMLTDKQIADFQKHYQTEAERFHILPPGIYPDRKYSQQPANSRESFRKKNGITEQQYLLLQVGSDFTRKGVDRSIEALASLPDSLRHNTLLYVVGQDKPRKFEALAEKRGVRSNVHFFSGRNDVSELMAAADLLLHPAYQEAAGIVLLEAITAGLPVLTTAVCGYAHYIVDANCGEAIAEPFRQETLNEILRKALTQSSLRQAWAENARHYADTQDLYSLPEKAADIITGGLDG, from the coding sequence ATGATCGTTGCTTTCTGTTTATATAAATATTTTCCCTTTGGCGGTTTGCAACGCGATTTTATGCGTATTGCTCAGACAGTTGCGGCCCGAGGGCATCATGTTCGGGTTTATGCCCAGTCATGGGAAGGCGAATGCCCTGATGTGTTTGAACTGATCAACGTGCCGGTTAAGTCGCATACCAATCACGGGCGTAACGCGGAGTATTTTGCCTGGGTGCAAAAACATTTACGCGAGCATCCGGTCGATAAAGTCGTTGGATTCAACAAAATGCCGGGGCTGGACGTTTATTATGCCGCTGATGTTTGTTATGCCGAGAAAGTGGCGCAGGAGAAAGGCTTTTTCTATCGCCTGACGTCACGTTATCGCCATTATGCCGCCTTTGAGCGGGCAACCTTTGAACAGGGCAAGCCGACACAGCTGCTGATGCTGACGGACAAGCAAATCGCCGATTTCCAGAAACATTATCAGACTGAAGCGGAGCGTTTTCATATTTTGCCTCCGGGGATTTATCCTGACCGTAAATATAGCCAGCAGCCAGCCAATAGCCGTGAAAGCTTTCGTAAGAAAAATGGAATAACAGAACAACAATATTTATTGTTGCAGGTCGGTTCAGACTTCACGCGTAAAGGTGTCGATCGTTCCATTGAAGCACTTGCTTCGCTCCCGGATTCACTGCGCCACAACACATTGCTATATGTTGTTGGGCAGGATAAACCGCGAAAATTTGAGGCGCTGGCAGAAAAACGCGGCGTGCGCAGTAATGTTCACTTCTTCTCTGGGCGTAACGATGTCTCGGAATTAATGGCGGCGGCGGATTTATTACTGCATCCTGCCTACCAGGAAGCGGCGGGAATTGTGCTGCTGGAAGCGATTACTGCAGGATTACCGGTTCTAACAACTGCTGTTTGTGGTTATGCGCATTATATTGTTGACGCGAATTGCGGCGAGGCTATTGCTGAGCCATTCCGCCAGGAAACATTGAATGAGATTTTACGCAAAGCGTTAACGCAATCTTCATTGCGCCAGGCCTGGGCGGAAAATGCGCGACATTATGCTGATACACAAGATTTATACAGTCTGCCAGAAAAAGCGGCGGATATCATAACGGGTGGTCTGGATGGTTGA
- the rfaF gene encoding ADP-heptose--LPS heptosyltransferase RfaF translates to MKILVIGPSWVGDMMMSQSLYRTLQARYPQAIIDVMAPAWCRPLLSRMPEVNEAIPMPLGHGALEIGERRKLGHSLREKRYDRAYVLPNSFKSALVPFFAGIPHRTGWRGEMRYGLLNDVRVLDKEAWPLMVERYVALAYDKGIMRTAQDLPQPLLWPQLQVSEGEKSYTCNQFSLSSERPMIGFCPGAEFGPAKRWPHYHYAELAKQLIDEGYQVVLFGSAKDHEAGNEILAALNTEQQAWCRNLAGETQLDQAVILIATCKAIVTNDSGLMHVAAALNRPLVALYGPSSPDFTPPLSHKARVIRLIIGYHKVRKGDAAEGYHQSLIDITPQRVLEELNALLLQEEA, encoded by the coding sequence ATGAAAATACTGGTGATCGGCCCGTCTTGGGTTGGCGACATGATGATGTCGCAAAGTCTCTATCGCACGCTCCAGGCGCGCTATCCCCAGGCGATAATCGACGTGATGGCACCGGCATGGTGCCGTCCATTGTTATCGCGGATGCCGGAAGTTAACGAAGCTATTCCTATGCCTCTCGGTCACGGAGCGCTGGAAATCGGCGAACGCCGCAAACTGGGTCATAGTCTGCGTGAAAAGCGCTACGACCGCGCCTACGTCTTACCCAACTCCTTCAAGTCCGCATTAGTGCCTTTCTTCGCGGGTATTCCTCATCGCACCGGCTGGCGCGGCGAGATGCGCTACGGTTTACTTAACGATGTACGCGTGCTCGATAAAGAAGCCTGGCCGCTAATGGTGGAACGCTATGTCGCGCTGGCCTATGACAAAGGCATTATGCGTACCGCACAAGATCTGCCGCAGCCATTGTTATGGCCGCAGTTGCAGGTGAGCGAAGGTGAAAAATCATATACCTGTAATCAATTTTCGCTCTCATCAGAACGTCCGATGATTGGCTTTTGCCCCGGAGCGGAGTTTGGTCCGGCAAAACGCTGGCCACACTACCACTATGCGGAGCTGGCAAAGCAGCTCATTGATGAAGGCTATCAGGTAGTTCTGTTTGGCTCGGCGAAAGATCATGAAGCGGGCAATGAGATTCTTGCCGCTTTGAATACCGAGCAGCAGGCATGGTGCCGGAACCTGGCGGGGGAAACACAGCTTGATCAAGCGGTTATCCTGATTGCAACCTGTAAAGCCATTGTCACTAACGATTCTGGCCTGATGCACGTTGCGGCGGCGCTCAATCGTCCTTTGGTTGCCCTGTATGGTCCGAGTAGCCCGGACTTCACACCGCCGCTATCCCATAAAGCGCGTGTGATCCGCCTGATTATCGGCTATCACAAAGTGCGTAAAGGTGATGCTGCGGAGGGTTATCACCAGAGCTTGATCGACATTACTCCCCAGCGCGTACTGGAAGAACTCAACGCGCTATTGTTACAAGAGGAAGCCTGA
- the rfaP gene encoding lipopolysaccharide core heptose(I) kinase RfaP: protein MVELKEPFATLWRGKDPFEEVKTLQGEVFRELETRRTLRFEMAGKSYFLKWHRGTTLKEIIKNLLSLRMPVLGADREWNAIHRLRDVGVDTMYGVAFGEKGINPLTRTSFIITEDLTPTISLEDYCADWATNPPDVRVKRMLIKRVATMVRDMHAAGINHRDCYICHFLLHLPFSGREEELKISVIDLHRAQLRTRVPRRWRDKDLIGLYFSSMNIGLTQRDIWRFMKVYFAAPLKDILKQEQGLLSQAEAKATKIRERTIRKSL from the coding sequence ATGGTTGAACTTAAAGAGCCGTTTGCCACGTTATGGCGCGGTAAAGATCCTTTTGAGGAAGTTAAAACCTTGCAGGGTGAGGTATTTCGTGAACTGGAAACTCGCCGCACTCTGCGCTTTGAAATGGCGGGCAAAAGCTATTTTCTCAAATGGCATCGCGGCACGACCCTGAAAGAGATAATCAAAAATTTACTCTCATTGCGGATGCCAGTATTAGGTGCAGACCGCGAATGGAATGCGATTCATCGACTGCGGGATGTCGGCGTTGATACTATGTATGGGGTGGCATTCGGCGAAAAAGGCATTAATCCGCTGACCAGAACTTCGTTTATTATTACCGAAGATCTGACGCCAACTATCAGTCTGGAAGATTACTGTGCTGACTGGGCGACTAACCCACCAGATGTCCGCGTAAAGCGTATGCTTATTAAACGTGTCGCGACGATGGTGCGCGATATGCATGCTGCGGGCATTAACCACCGTGACTGTTATATCTGTCATTTCCTGCTGCACTTGCCTTTTTCTGGTAGGGAAGAGGAGTTAAAAATTTCGGTAATTGACCTGCACCGGGCGCAGCTTCGCACGCGCGTTCCACGTCGTTGGCGCGATAAAGATCTTATTGGGCTTTATTTTTCTTCGATGAATATTGGCCTGACTCAGCGGGATATCTGGCGGTTCATGAAGGTGTATTTTGCTGCCCCGCTTAAAGACATTCTCAAGCAGGAACAAGGGCTGCTGTCGCAAGCAGAAGCAAAAGCCACAAAAATCAGGGAAAGAACGATTCGAAAATCGTTGTAA
- a CDS encoding glycosyltransferase family 8 protein, protein MDFKHLTQFKDIIELDKRPVKLDERETFNVSWGIDENYQVGAAISIASILENNKQNKFTFHIIADYLDKEYIELLSQLATKYQTVIKLYHIDSEPLKALPQSNIWPVSIYYRLLSFDYFSARLDSLLYLDADIVCKGSLNELIALEFKDEYGAVVIDVDAMQSKSAERLCNEDFNGSYFNSGVMYINLREWLQQRLTEKFFDLLSDESIIKKLKYPDQDILNLMFLHHAKILPRKYNCIYTIKSEFEEKNSEYYTQFINDETVFIHYTGVTKPWHDWADYASADYFRNIYNISPWRNIPYKKAVKKHEHKEKYKHLLYQKKFLDGIFTAIKYNVMKG, encoded by the coding sequence TTGGATTTTAAACATCTTACTCAATTTAAAGATATAATTGAACTGGACAAGCGCCCTGTTAAACTTGATGAACGGGAAACGTTTAATGTCTCATGGGGTATTGATGAGAACTACCAGGTTGGGGCTGCGATTTCAATTGCTTCAATTCTTGAAAATAATAAGCAAAACAAATTTACCTTTCACATAATCGCTGATTACTTAGACAAAGAGTATATTGAATTATTATCACAATTAGCAACGAAGTATCAAACAGTAATTAAATTATATCATATTGATTCTGAGCCATTGAAGGCGCTACCTCAATCAAATATCTGGCCAGTATCTATTTATTATCGTTTGCTTTCATTTGATTATTTTTCTGCGCGATTGGATTCATTATTATATCTTGATGCTGATATCGTCTGTAAGGGTTCATTGAACGAGTTAATAGCATTAGAGTTTAAAGATGAATATGGGGCTGTGGTAATTGATGTAGATGCTATGCAAAGTAAAAGCGCTGAGCGTTTATGTAATGAGGATTTTAACGGTAGCTATTTTAACTCTGGTGTAATGTATATTAATTTACGGGAATGGTTACAACAAAGACTAACGGAGAAATTCTTTGATCTATTATCAGATGAGTCAATTATCAAAAAATTAAAGTATCCGGATCAAGATATTTTAAACTTAATGTTTTTACATCATGCTAAAATATTACCGAGAAAATATAATTGTATTTATACTATAAAGTCAGAATTTGAAGAAAAAAATAGTGAATATTACACCCAGTTTATTAATGATGAAACTGTCTTCATACATTATACTGGTGTAACTAAGCCATGGCATGATTGGGCGGACTACGCATCTGCAGATTATTTTCGTAATATTTATAATATATCTCCATGGAGAAATATACCTTATAAAAAAGCTGTTAAAAAACATGAGCACAAAGAAAAATATAAACACTTGCTTTACCAGAAAAAATTTCTCGATGGTATTTTTACAGCAATTAAATATAATGTTATGAAAGGTTAA
- the rfaC gene encoding lipopolysaccharide heptosyltransferase RfaC, with translation MRVLIVKTSSMGDVLHTLPALTDAQQAIPGIKFDWVVEEGFAQIPSWHAAVERVIPVAIRRWRKAWFSAPIKAERKAFREALQAENYDAIIDAQGLVKSAALVTRLAHGVKHGMDWQTAREPLASWFYNRKHHIAKQQHAVERTRELFAKSLGYSKPQTQGDYAIAQHFLTNLPTDAGEYAVFLHATTRDDKHWPEAHWRELIGLLADSGIRIKLPWGAPHEEERAKRLAEGFDYVDVLPKMSLEGVARVLAGAKFVVSVDTGLSHLTAALDRPNITVYGPTDPGLIGGYGKNQVECRSTSMSLADLPAQTVFQNLNLEIITNKLISEIR, from the coding sequence ATGCGGGTTTTGATCGTTAAAACATCGTCGATGGGCGATGTTCTCCATACGTTGCCCGCACTCACTGATGCCCAGCAGGCAATCCCGGGGATTAAGTTTGACTGGGTGGTGGAAGAAGGGTTCGCACAAATTCCTTCCTGGCACGCCGCCGTTGAGCGAGTTATTCCTGTGGCAATACGTCGCTGGCGTAAAGCCTGGTTCTCGGCCCCCATAAAAGCTGAACGGAAAGCGTTTCGTGAAGCGCTACAAGCAGAGAACTATGACGCAATTATCGACGCTCAGGGGCTGGTAAAAAGCGCGGCGCTGGTGACGCGTCTGGCGCATGGCGTAAAGCATGGAATGGACTGGCAAACCGCTCGCGAACCACTGGCAAGCTGGTTTTACAATCGTAAGCATCATATTGCAAAACAGCAGCACGCCGTAGAGCGCACCCGAGAACTGTTTGCCAAAAGTCTGGGTTACAGCAAACCGCAGACTCAGGGCGATTATGCCATTGCGCAGCATTTCCTGACGAACCTGCCGACAGATGCTGGCGAATATGCCGTATTTCTTCATGCAACAACCCGTGATGATAAACACTGGCCGGAAGCACACTGGCGAGAGTTGATTGGTTTACTGGCAGATTCAGGGATTCGCATTAAACTTCCGTGGGGCGCGCCGCATGAAGAAGAGCGGGCAAAAAGACTGGCGGAAGGATTTGATTATGTCGACGTATTGCCGAAGATGAGTCTGGAAGGCGTTGCTCGCGTGCTGGCCGGGGCTAAATTTGTGGTGTCGGTGGATACGGGGTTAAGCCATTTAACGGCGGCACTGGATAGACCCAATATCACGGTTTATGGACCTACCGATCCGGGATTAATTGGTGGGTATGGGAAGAATCAAGTAGAGTGTCGTTCTACAAGTATGTCTCTTGCAGATTTGCCAGCTCAAACCGTTTTTCAAAATTTAAATCTTGAAATAATAACCAATAAGTTGATATCGGAGATAAGATGA
- the rfaY gene encoding lipopolysaccharide core heptose(II) kinase RfaY, whose amino-acid sequence MIYNKTINGLKVLIKDNDPFYEQVLNDFLTCRIKTLKVFRSIDDTKVILIDTARGPLVLKVYAPKHKMAERFLKSCVKKDYYENLIYQTDRVRGEGIQSINDYFLLAERKTLNFSHYYIMLIEYIEGVGLNEYLEISEDLKHQLSESIKELHQHGMVSGDPHKGNFIVSEKGLRLIDLSGKKTTAVLKAKDRIDLERHYNIKNELKDFGYTYLIFKKKIKKAIRDVKVKLGLKSK is encoded by the coding sequence ATGATATATAATAAAACGATAAATGGGTTGAAAGTTCTCATAAAAGATAATGATCCCTTTTACGAGCAAGTTCTGAATGACTTTTTAACTTGTAGGATTAAAACATTAAAAGTTTTTCGTTCTATTGATGATACTAAAGTCATTCTTATTGACACTGCTCGCGGACCTCTTGTGCTTAAAGTTTATGCGCCAAAGCATAAAATGGCCGAACGTTTCTTAAAATCTTGTGTCAAAAAAGATTATTATGAAAACTTAATTTATCAAACTGATCGGGTACGTGGTGAGGGCATCCAATCAATTAATGACTATTTTTTACTTGCTGAACGTAAAACATTAAATTTCTCACATTATTATATTATGCTCATTGAGTATATTGAAGGTGTGGGGTTAAATGAGTATTTGGAAATTTCAGAAGATCTGAAGCATCAATTATCAGAATCGATTAAAGAGTTGCATCAGCATGGAATGGTGTCTGGCGATCCTCATAAAGGAAATTTTATAGTATCCGAAAAAGGTTTAAGACTAATTGACCTTTCAGGTAAAAAAACAACCGCAGTTTTAAAAGCAAAAGATCGCATTGATCTTGAACGGCATTATAATATAAAAAATGAATTGAAAGACTTTGGCTATACATATCTCATATTCAAAAAGAAAATTAAAAAAGCAATCAGGGATGTAAAAGTCAAACTAGGATTGAAGAGCAAATAA